Proteins from a single region of Cydia pomonella isolate Wapato2018A chromosome 13, ilCydPomo1, whole genome shotgun sequence:
- the LOC133524610 gene encoding protein-S-isoprenylcysteine O-methyltransferase: MELILWKNIHPAGKQAILCFLVCAFTFTISFFSGNILGFSSELWALTYWGPGLYFCLFNFILRYCYKGFIYEVSVRSAFLGAAFATGVHLSTFDSGWRVFGLYTMALTFFHFSEFMAVALTNPRTLSIDSFILNHSLQYGLAAVASWTEWAVEYFFFPEMKTCFLLSAVGFLMCIGGELLRKSAMFTARTNFNHTVQFVKKPDHELVTRGVYSLCRHPSYVGWFYWSVGTQITLLNPICMVLYTLASWLFFRERVEAEELTLLAFFGPQYERYCRDVGTGLPFIKGYQPDEEDKVPKQRSY; the protein is encoded by the exons ATGGAGTTGATTTTGTGGAAAAACATCCATCCGGCCGGAAAGCAAgcgattttgtgttttttagttTGTGCTTTTACTTTCACGATATCTTTTTTCTCGGGTAACATTCTAGGCTTCTCTTCGGAGCTGTGGGCGCTGACATACTGGGGCCCTGGGCTGTACTTCTGCTTATTTAACTTCATCCTCAGATATTGTTACAAGGGCTTCATATATGAG GTGTCTGTCAGATCAGCATTCCTCGGTGCTGCCTTTGCTACCGGTGTCCACCTCAGCACTTTCGACTCTGGTTGGCGGGTGTTTGGCCTCTACACCATGGCACtcacgtttttccacttctcaGAGTTCATGGCGGTGGCACTGACGAACCCTCGGACGCTGTCCATTGACTCGTTCATATTGAATCATAGTCTGCAATATGGGCTTGCTGCTGTAGCCAGCTGGACGGAGTGGGCTGTGGAATATTTCTTCTTTCCTG AAATGAAGACATGCTTCTTGCTGTCGGCAGTAGGATTCCTCATGTGCATCGGTGGCGAGCTGCTGAGGAAGTCGGCCATGTTCACGGCCAGGACAAATTTTAATCACACG GTGCAGTTCGTGAAGAAGCCGGACCACGAGCTGGTGACGCGCGGCGTGTACTCCCTGTGCCGGCACCCCAGCTACGTGGGCTGGTTCTATTGGTCCGTTGGCACGCAG ATTACACTTCTAAATCCAATCTGCATGGTGCTATACACGCTGGCCTCCTGGCTGTTCTTCCGCGAACGCGTCGAGGCCGAAGAACTTACGCTCCTGGCCTTCTTCGGCCCCCAGTACGAGCGGTACTGTCGGGACGTCGGGACCGGACTACCATTCATTAAAGGGTACCAGCCTGATGAGGAGGACAAGGTACCTAAACAACGGAGTTATTGA
- the LOC133524508 gene encoding uncharacterized protein LOC133524508 isoform X1, producing the protein MAKAVVLLFLLDSLPDFNNVINTTLHTFEPGLLGVPCDSTITAPILQVIGKKLNLTEESVEKLQHIDLPTRYQSHKFQELSPESLNNVGFQYNSIQESNEFSIEKRPNFIEHIYTENVTENKDVLESQAALKNKILNASKAEFYTEKNPNFINLNYFTNASQKVLESVVLKSNVTDEYPESAPFLAAIFETVGNVTAQTCGGVVVSSHWVLTAASCVNVLGPFYSNSSNETTDNSYSIVAGAKDPLKDGTVHQVSKIYLHPTSNHSTMNWLSMVGTANAPSLALLRVEPGVKGGEIGMMENRTWNGNGRIYSWALRQNQVGFEMTAIASPAKQLSPEKCKKKYGIAENNTTMCFTVNEPTTNHTRMSSGCPVVLLQAGRMVLLAVALTDGIQPLLASPLSAHRDWLLKLTRENGGKDDNKLRK; encoded by the exons ATGGCCAAAGCGGTTGTGTTACTCTTCTTACTAGACTCTTTACCAG AtttcaataatgttattaaCACTACGCTGCATACATTTGAACCAGGTCTACTTGGAGTCCCATGTGATTCAACTATAACGGCGCCAATCTTACAAGTTATTGGTAAAAAACTGAATTTGACAGAAGAGTCAGTAGAAAAACTGCAACATATTGACTTACCAACTcgatatcaaagtcacaagtTCCAAGAATTGTCCCCGGAATCGTTAAACAATGTTGGGTTTCAATACAACTCTATTCAAGAATCGAATGAGTTTTCAATCGAGAAGAGGCCTAATTTCATTGAGCATATTTATACAGAAAACGTGACCGAAAACAAAGATGTTCTGGAGTCCCAAgctgctttaaaaaataaaattttaaatgcaagtAAAGCGGAGTTTTATACAGAGAAGAATCctaattttattaatcttaattattttacaaatgcaAGTCAAAAAGTTCTAGAGTCTGTGGTTTTAAAAAGTAATGTGACAGACGAGTATCCGGAAAGCGCGCCATTTTTGGCGGCCATCTTTGAGACGGTTGGGAATGTGACCGCGCAGACTTGCGGGGGTGTGGTGGTGTCTTCGCACTGGGTGCTGACGGCTGCTAGCTGCGTTAACGTGTTGGGACCCTTTTATAGTAACTC ATCAAACGAAACAACAGATAACTCTTACTCAATAGTAGCCGGAGCCAAAGACCCTCTGAAAGACGGGACCGTACACCAAGTCTCCAAAATCTACCTCCACCCCACATCCAACCATTCAACGATGAATTGGTTATCCATGGTGGGTACAGCGAATGCCCCCAGCTTGGCTCTGTTGAGGGTGGAACCGGGGGTGAAGGGAGGGGAGATTGGAATGATGGAGAATAGGACTTGGAATGGAAATGGTAGAATATATAGCTGGGCTTTGCGGcaa AATCAGGTCGGTTTCGAGATGACAGCCATTGCATCGCCAGCTAAACAACTTAGTCCTGAAAAGTGCAAGAAAAAATACGGAATAGCAGAAAACAATACTACCATGTGTTTTACGGTGAATGAACCGACTACGAACCATACCAGG ATGAGTTCAGGATGCCCCGTGGTACTCCTCCAAGCAGGGCGAATGGTACTCCTCGCCGTGGCCCTTACCGACGGCATACAACCGCTGCTCGCTTCCCCGCTGTCCGCGCATCGCGACTGGCTGCTCAAACTTACGAGGGAAAATGGTGGTAAAGATGACAATAAATTGAGGAAGTGA
- the LOC133524508 gene encoding uncharacterized protein LOC133524508 isoform X2 encodes MAKAVVLLFLLDSLPGLLGVPCDSTITAPILQVIGKKLNLTEESVEKLQHIDLPTRYQSHKFQELSPESLNNVGFQYNSIQESNEFSIEKRPNFIEHIYTENVTENKDVLESQAALKNKILNASKAEFYTEKNPNFINLNYFTNASQKVLESVVLKSNVTDEYPESAPFLAAIFETVGNVTAQTCGGVVVSSHWVLTAASCVNVLGPFYSNSSNETTDNSYSIVAGAKDPLKDGTVHQVSKIYLHPTSNHSTMNWLSMVGTANAPSLALLRVEPGVKGGEIGMMENRTWNGNGRIYSWALRQNQVGFEMTAIASPAKQLSPEKCKKKYGIAENNTTMCFTVNEPTTNHTRMSSGCPVVLLQAGRMVLLAVALTDGIQPLLASPLSAHRDWLLKLTRENGGKDDNKLRK; translated from the exons ATGGCCAAAGCGGTTGTGTTACTCTTCTTACTAGACTCTTTACCAG GTCTACTTGGAGTCCCATGTGATTCAACTATAACGGCGCCAATCTTACAAGTTATTGGTAAAAAACTGAATTTGACAGAAGAGTCAGTAGAAAAACTGCAACATATTGACTTACCAACTcgatatcaaagtcacaagtTCCAAGAATTGTCCCCGGAATCGTTAAACAATGTTGGGTTTCAATACAACTCTATTCAAGAATCGAATGAGTTTTCAATCGAGAAGAGGCCTAATTTCATTGAGCATATTTATACAGAAAACGTGACCGAAAACAAAGATGTTCTGGAGTCCCAAgctgctttaaaaaataaaattttaaatgcaagtAAAGCGGAGTTTTATACAGAGAAGAATCctaattttattaatcttaattattttacaaatgcaAGTCAAAAAGTTCTAGAGTCTGTGGTTTTAAAAAGTAATGTGACAGACGAGTATCCGGAAAGCGCGCCATTTTTGGCGGCCATCTTTGAGACGGTTGGGAATGTGACCGCGCAGACTTGCGGGGGTGTGGTGGTGTCTTCGCACTGGGTGCTGACGGCTGCTAGCTGCGTTAACGTGTTGGGACCCTTTTATAGTAACTC ATCAAACGAAACAACAGATAACTCTTACTCAATAGTAGCCGGAGCCAAAGACCCTCTGAAAGACGGGACCGTACACCAAGTCTCCAAAATCTACCTCCACCCCACATCCAACCATTCAACGATGAATTGGTTATCCATGGTGGGTACAGCGAATGCCCCCAGCTTGGCTCTGTTGAGGGTGGAACCGGGGGTGAAGGGAGGGGAGATTGGAATGATGGAGAATAGGACTTGGAATGGAAATGGTAGAATATATAGCTGGGCTTTGCGGcaa AATCAGGTCGGTTTCGAGATGACAGCCATTGCATCGCCAGCTAAACAACTTAGTCCTGAAAAGTGCAAGAAAAAATACGGAATAGCAGAAAACAATACTACCATGTGTTTTACGGTGAATGAACCGACTACGAACCATACCAGG ATGAGTTCAGGATGCCCCGTGGTACTCCTCCAAGCAGGGCGAATGGTACTCCTCGCCGTGGCCCTTACCGACGGCATACAACCGCTGCTCGCTTCCCCGCTGTCCGCGCATCGCGACTGGCTGCTCAAACTTACGAGGGAAAATGGTGGTAAAGATGACAATAAATTGAGGAAGTGA